In a genomic window of Methanogenium sp. S4BF:
- a CDS encoding ORC1-type DNA replication protein, with the protein MKKNLLMWDESIFQDMEVFEFDFVPGQFDFRDTQEQELAFQIQPGLRGGRPLNTICRGLPGTGKTTSIRKLFTEIEEHTRKIVPVHINCQIDNTKFAIFSQIFRRLSGHLPPGSGTSFKQVFDAVCRLLVKDETVLLVCLDDANYLMYENEINKVLYTLLRAHESCPGTKIGVITVISDMSVDLMKTVDARVASVFQPTDIYFPPYDEDEIKEILRQRVKQGFYPGVISEAMLDLITEQTLKGGDLRVGIDLLKRAGLNAERDARRSVERDDVCRAYEVSKYLHLTATIRALRPEERALLRVIAECSREKKEMAAGTVHEAVKASSMKLGYTRFYEMVTKLDSMRLVNLHYREGRGRTRLITLRYDPERVIEEIDSC; encoded by the coding sequence ATGAAGAAGAACCTGCTGATGTGGGACGAGTCAATCTTTCAGGACATGGAGGTATTTGAGTTTGACTTTGTCCCCGGGCAGTTCGATTTTCGTGACACACAGGAGCAGGAGCTTGCGTTCCAGATACAGCCTGGTCTCCGCGGCGGGCGGCCGCTGAATACCATTTGCCGTGGTCTGCCGGGCACCGGGAAGACAACCAGTATCCGGAAACTCTTCACCGAGATTGAGGAGCACACCCGAAAGATAGTGCCGGTGCATATCAACTGCCAGATAGACAATACCAAATTTGCGATATTCTCCCAGATCTTCCGGCGCCTCTCCGGGCACCTCCCCCCGGGTTCGGGGACGTCGTTTAAACAGGTCTTTGATGCGGTCTGCCGCCTGCTGGTAAAGGATGAGACGGTTCTTCTGGTCTGCCTTGACGATGCGAACTACCTGATGTATGAAAACGAGATCAACAAGGTGCTCTACACCCTCCTGCGGGCTCATGAGTCCTGTCCCGGCACAAAAATCGGGGTTATTACCGTGATCTCCGATATGTCGGTTGATCTGATGAAGACGGTGGATGCACGGGTGGCGTCGGTGTTTCAGCCGACGGACATCTACTTCCCGCCCTATGACGAGGACGAGATCAAAGAGATTCTCCGCCAGCGGGTGAAGCAGGGATTCTATCCGGGGGTCATCAGTGAGGCGATGCTGGACCTCATCACCGAGCAGACGCTGAAAGGCGGGGATCTCCGGGTGGGTATCGACCTCCTGAAGCGGGCCGGACTTAATGCAGAGAGGGATGCCCGCCGGAGTGTGGAGCGGGATGATGTCTGCCGCGCTTATGAGGTATCAAAGTATCTGCATCTTACGGCGACCATCCGTGCCCTCCGCCCGGAGGAGCGTGCGCTTCTGCGCGTGATTGCCGAATGCTCACGCGAAAAGAAGGAGATGGCCGCAGGAACGGTGCACGAGGCGGTGAAGGCCTCTTCGATGAAACTGGGCTATACCCGGTTCTATGAGATGGTCACAAAATTAGACTCAATGCGGCTCGTCAATCTGCACTACCGTGAGGGGCGGGGCAGGACCCGCCTGATAACGCTCAGGTATGATCCGGAACGGGTCATTGAAGAGATCGATAGCTGCTGA
- a CDS encoding DUF1294 domain-containing protein yields the protein MDTLIIAAACYVVVNIIAFLVYGRDKRQAENGAWRTPEKTLIIAAFLGPFGAYAGMQKFRHKTQKLKFKLVPFFLVLHCGAIIWFGIILFSV from the coding sequence ATGGATACCCTCATCATCGCCGCGGCATGCTATGTCGTGGTAAATATCATCGCATTTCTGGTCTACGGGCGTGACAAGCGGCAGGCAGAAAACGGTGCATGGCGCACCCCGGAAAAGACACTCATCATCGCGGCATTCCTCGGGCCCTTCGGGGCATATGCAGGCATGCAGAAATTCCGGCACAAGACACAGAAGCTGAAGTTTAAGCTGGTCCCGTTCTTTCTCGTTCTCCACTGCGGTGCAATCATCTGGTTCGGCATCATCCTTTTCTCCGTGTGA
- a CDS encoding PAS domain-containing protein: MHNHNHHSNENRAQFAFENASITAGFYETLLMNANVWIAFLDPKGCVIVWNKAAEDISGYTESEVRGSREVWKKLYPDPPYREVVTQKIDDAIQNRQNLENFETVIHTKGGKQKEISWNTREILAEDGEITGYITIGRDITEVVSLGKKFRTLLMNANVWIAFLDAETRVEVWNSAAEEISGFTAEEVTGSNDIWKKLYPDPEYRKDVTTKIIDIISRTKDLENFESRIHTKDGHEKIISWNTRELDSDEGKTLGFILIGRDITKEKKLHAEIIEYIGESAMRLKNPVEVIKNNMDEIITRLENDECTTDDLILQIKIQTKNAEKIIENLYELNKAVSLAFEDMPPELKRYLSE, from the coding sequence ATGCACAACCACAATCACCATTCAAATGAGAATCGGGCACAATTTGCATTTGAAAACGCATCAATAACCGCCGGATTTTATGAAACCCTGCTGATGAATGCCAATGTATGGATTGCATTTCTTGACCCAAAGGGCTGCGTCATTGTCTGGAATAAAGCGGCTGAAGATATAAGCGGATATACAGAGAGTGAAGTCAGGGGAAGCAGAGAAGTCTGGAAGAAACTGTATCCGGACCCGCCATACCGGGAAGTGGTTACCCAAAAAATTGATGATGCCATTCAAAACCGGCAGAATCTGGAGAATTTTGAGACCGTCATCCATACAAAAGGGGGGAAGCAGAAGGAGATCTCATGGAATACCAGAGAGATCCTTGCAGAAGACGGTGAAATTACCGGATATATTACCATCGGGCGGGATATCACCGAAGTGGTCTCACTGGGGAAGAAATTCAGGACGCTTTTAATGAACGCAAACGTCTGGATTGCGTTTCTTGATGCGGAAACCCGCGTTGAAGTCTGGAACAGCGCTGCAGAGGAGATTAGCGGATTCACGGCAGAGGAGGTCACCGGCAGCAATGATATCTGGAAAAAGCTCTACCCTGACCCTGAATACCGGAAAGACGTGACAACGAAGATCATCGACATCATCTCCCGCACAAAAGATCTTGAGAATTTTGAGAGCAGAATACATACCAAAGACGGGCACGAAAAGATAATATCATGGAATACCCGTGAGCTGGACAGCGATGAAGGAAAGACGCTCGGGTTTATCCTTATTGGACGCGACATCACCAAAGAGAAAAAACTGCATGCCGAGATTATTGAGTATATCGGCGAATCTGCGATGAGGCTGAAAAATCCCGTCGAAGTTATAAAGAACAATATGGATGAAATAATCACTCGGCTGGAGAACGATGAGTGTACAACGGATGACCTGATCCTGCAGATCAAAATTCAGACAAAAAATGCAGAAAAGATTATTGAAAACCTCTATGAACTGAACAAAGCGGTAAGTCTTGCTTTTGAAGATATGCCTCCCGAACTAAAGAGATATTTATCGGAGTAA
- a CDS encoding DUF368 domain-containing protein: MTPDPISREYIFIFLKGMVMGAADIIPGVSGGTMALITGIYERLVNAIGNIHIHTLQHLIRGDKKAFLDGVRAVDPLFMGSLVAGIGVAALIMSRIILFLLNGYAVETYALFFGIILASSVLIFAEVSRRGADIIVFLIAGFAVGFVIAGLNPTSLGHSLPVLFITGAIALCAMILPGISGAYITLLFNQYEYLLNAVHTLALPELITYMTGGIIGLLAFSRTLQYLLRTHHAVMLAFLTGLMLGSTRMLAGIIMQEGGFGISAILFTVAGIALIGLMEYAKRRMAASLH; this comes from the coding sequence GTGACTCCTGACCCTATAAGCCGTGAATATATCTTCATATTTCTCAAAGGAATGGTGATGGGTGCTGCAGACATCATCCCCGGCGTCTCCGGCGGGACGATGGCACTGATCACCGGCATCTACGAACGGCTCGTCAATGCCATCGGCAATATCCATATCCATACCCTGCAGCACCTCATCCGGGGAGACAAAAAAGCATTTCTGGACGGCGTGCGAGCTGTTGATCCGCTCTTTATGGGCTCACTCGTCGCAGGCATCGGGGTGGCGGCCCTCATCATGTCCCGGATCATTCTCTTCCTTCTGAACGGATACGCTGTTGAGACCTATGCACTCTTCTTTGGAATCATCCTTGCATCCTCGGTGCTCATATTTGCAGAGGTCAGCCGTCGGGGAGCAGACATCATCGTATTTCTCATCGCCGGATTTGCCGTAGGATTTGTCATCGCAGGGCTAAACCCCACATCCCTCGGCCACTCCCTCCCCGTGCTCTTCATTACCGGTGCCATCGCTCTCTGCGCGATGATCCTCCCCGGCATATCGGGTGCATACATCACCCTCCTCTTCAACCAGTATGAGTATCTCCTGAATGCCGTCCACACCCTCGCCCTTCCGGAGCTCATCACCTATATGACCGGCGGGATCATCGGGCTGCTCGCCTTCTCCCGGACACTGCAGTATCTCCTGCGCACACATCACGCGGTAATGCTTGCGTTTCTCACCGGTCTTATGCTTGGGTCCACCCGGATGCTTGCAGGCATCATCATGCAGGAAGGGGGATTCGGGATATCCGCCATCCTCTTCACCGTTGCAGGGATAGCGCTTATCGGACTGATGGAGTATGCAAAACGGCGGATGGCAGCCTCTCTCCATTAA
- a CDS encoding NAD-dependent epimerase/dehydratase family protein — protein sequence MKSIITGGAGFIGSHLADALVARGDEVIVIDNLSTGTADHLSGHIAADSLLLLTDDLLEDGWQDAFAGAQRVYHVAADPDVRASAGAAYEVYRQNTEATMRVLEAMRLYEVPELVFTSTSTVYGEASVIPTPEDYAPMVPISIYAATKLADEAMISAYAATYGMKAWVFRFANIIGERSNHGVIWDFMHKLRDNPLELEILGDGKQTKSYLEVSACIGGILYAADHSDDTFNFYNVGSEDWISVTDIADIIVEEMGLADVTYRFTGGDRGWVGDVPKMQLGVEKMKALGWVPPVTSAESVRTAVRALLQEMTSSTP from the coding sequence ATGAAATCGATCATCACCGGCGGTGCCGGGTTTATCGGCTCCCATCTGGCAGATGCACTGGTCGCCCGGGGGGACGAGGTCATTGTCATCGACAATCTTTCAACCGGGACAGCTGACCATCTTTCCGGACATATTGCAGCAGACTCCCTGTTGCTTCTGACAGACGACCTCCTTGAAGACGGCTGGCAGGATGCGTTTGCAGGAGCACAGCGGGTGTACCATGTCGCAGCAGATCCTGATGTGCGGGCAAGCGCAGGGGCGGCATACGAGGTATACCGGCAGAATACCGAGGCTACGATGCGGGTTCTGGAGGCGATGCGGTTGTATGAGGTGCCGGAGCTGGTCTTCACCTCAACGTCGACCGTCTATGGCGAGGCATCGGTCATCCCGACACCGGAAGACTATGCACCGATGGTTCCCATATCCATCTATGCCGCCACCAAACTGGCTGACGAGGCGATGATCTCCGCCTATGCAGCCACATACGGCATGAAGGCGTGGGTCTTCCGGTTCGCAAACATCATCGGCGAACGCAGCAACCACGGGGTCATCTGGGACTTTATGCACAAGCTCAGGGATAATCCTCTTGAACTTGAGATCCTCGGGGACGGGAAGCAGACCAAGTCATACCTTGAAGTCAGCGCCTGTATCGGGGGTATCCTGTATGCGGCCGATCACTCGGATGATACCTTCAACTTCTATAATGTCGGGTCCGAGGACTGGATCAGTGTCACCGATATTGCCGATATCATCGTGGAGGAGATGGGTCTTGCCGATGTCACCTACCGCTTTACCGGTGGCGACCGCGGCTGGGTGGGCGATGTGCCGAAGATGCAGCTGGGTGTGGAAAAGATGAAGGCGCTCGGCTGGGTGCCTCCCGTGACATCTGCAGAGTCCGTGCGCACCGCTGTCCGTGCCCTGCTGCAGGAGATGACATCGTCCACCCCCTGA
- the mch gene encoding methenyltetrahydromethanopterin cyclohydrolase, with product MISINELALELFEELAEYPEDFNAVFHQLDNGARIVDCGVQAKGGYAAGKRFTEICMGGLAEVSFRMGQINHVPMPFIEVNTDFPALACLGAQEAGWRITHEKYFAMGSGPARALSLNPKECYELIEYEDDCDYAVICLESDTLPNEAVMQKIADACNVDVANVCAVVAPTASVVGSIQVAGRCVETAIYRLEQLHYDPKKVICACGSAPIAPVKADSTKAMGCTNDATIYYGQINLTIDGADIADYVDKIPSSTSSSYGKPFYDTFKEANFDFFKIDQGLFAPAEVTINEISEGKVYRCGAVNPEVTLQSFGYL from the coding sequence ATGATCAGCATTAATGAACTTGCACTTGAGCTCTTTGAGGAGCTTGCAGAATATCCGGAAGATTTCAACGCGGTCTTCCACCAGCTCGACAACGGAGCACGCATCGTTGACTGTGGTGTTCAGGCAAAAGGCGGCTATGCAGCAGGAAAACGCTTCACCGAGATCTGCATGGGCGGCCTTGCAGAGGTCTCATTCCGGATGGGTCAGATTAACCACGTCCCGATGCCCTTCATAGAGGTCAACACCGACTTCCCGGCACTGGCATGCCTGGGTGCACAGGAAGCAGGCTGGAGAATCACCCACGAGAAGTACTTCGCCATGGGCAGCGGCCCGGCCCGTGCCCTCTCCCTCAACCCGAAGGAGTGCTACGAGCTCATTGAGTACGAAGACGACTGTGACTACGCAGTCATCTGCCTTGAGTCCGACACCCTCCCCAACGAGGCAGTGATGCAGAAGATTGCAGACGCATGCAATGTCGATGTTGCAAACGTCTGTGCAGTGGTTGCACCGACTGCATCCGTTGTCGGCTCCATCCAGGTCGCCGGCCGCTGTGTCGAGACCGCTATCTACCGCCTCGAGCAGCTCCACTATGACCCGAAGAAGGTCATCTGTGCATGCGGTTCAGCGCCAATCGCTCCGGTAAAGGCAGACTCCACCAAGGCAATGGGATGCACCAATGACGCCACCATCTACTACGGCCAGATCAACCTGACCATCGATGGTGCCGACATCGCAGACTATGTCGACAAGATTCCGTCCAGCACCTCCTCTTCCTACGGCAAGCCGTTCTACGACACGTTCAAGGAGGCAAACTTCGACTTCTTCAAGATTGATCAGGGCCTCTTTGCACCTGCTGAAGTGACCATCAATGAGATCTCCGAAGGAAAGGTCTACCGCTGCGGTGCAGTGAACCCCGAAGTGACCCTCCAGTCCTTCGGCTACCTCTAA
- the upp gene encoding uracil phosphoribosyltransferase, whose protein sequence is MAVYPVTHPLIRHKVTMLRDPATNSKDFREIVTELSTFLAYEATKDLPLTTTTMTGWQGTPIDVQTVEEKDPSIVPIFRAGIGMQEGFLTVIPTARISYIGYYRDEATLQPKKYYAKLAEDVQDRRNYILDPMLATGGTTAAVCTLLREAGVKDIKVLCILAAPEGICRMQEEHPDVDIIPAVIDSHLNEQGYIIPGLGDAGDRLFGTK, encoded by the coding sequence ATGGCGGTCTATCCGGTCACCCACCCCTTAATCCGCCACAAGGTGACGATGCTCCGTGACCCGGCAACGAACTCCAAGGATTTCCGGGAGATCGTCACCGAGCTCTCCACATTCCTTGCTTATGAGGCAACAAAGGACCTCCCCCTGACAACGACCACCATGACCGGCTGGCAGGGCACTCCGATCGATGTCCAGACGGTGGAGGAAAAAGACCCCTCCATTGTCCCTATCTTCCGTGCGGGCATCGGGATGCAGGAGGGTTTTTTGACCGTCATTCCAACAGCACGCATCAGCTACATCGGCTACTACCGCGATGAGGCAACCCTGCAGCCAAAGAAGTATTATGCGAAGCTTGCTGAGGACGTGCAGGACCGGCGCAATTACATCCTTGACCCGATGCTTGCAACCGGCGGCACCACTGCCGCGGTATGCACACTGCTCAGGGAGGCAGGCGTGAAGGACATAAAGGTGCTCTGCATTCTCGCGGCGCCGGAGGGTATCTGCCGGATGCAGGAGGAGCACCCGGATGTCGACATCATTCCTGCGGTGATTGACAGCCACCTGAACGAACAGGGCTACATCATCCCCGGTCTTGGCGATGCGGGCGACCGCCTCTTCGGCACGAAATAA
- a CDS encoding uracil-xanthine permease family protein — translation MNIGIGEFGIKEVFGGLQIIFVAFGSLVLVPLLTGLDPGVALFTAGVGTLIFQVITRFKVPIFLASSFAFIPAITFGIATWGIPSTLCGLACAGLFYVLLSLCVRYFGVGVITRVFPPIVVGPVIAVIGLSLAPVAVSMALGMAGDTQVIPVETALIIAGISLVTTMVIFLFAKGWLKLIPILCGIAVGYIASIALGVVNFAPLSTAAWVAAPNFVFPEWNLAAVLFIIPVAIAPAIEHFGDILTISSVTGKDYLKDPGVHRTLLGDGVATFFASMVGGPPNTTYSEVTGAVKLTGHFNPLVMTFGAVFAICFAFIGKIGAFLSTIPGPVMGGVLILLFGLIASLGIEQMVKNQVDLTVPKNLAILAVVLVSGIGGLFIPIGDFQLAGIGLAAIIGVALNLIIPEPKKGEEPVVEVDF, via the coding sequence ATGAATATTGGAATTGGTGAATTTGGAATCAAGGAGGTCTTTGGCGGCCTCCAGATTATTTTTGTGGCATTCGGCTCACTCGTGCTGGTGCCCCTTTTAACCGGGCTTGACCCCGGTGTTGCGCTCTTCACGGCTGGTGTGGGAACCCTCATCTTTCAGGTGATTACCCGGTTTAAAGTGCCGATATTTCTGGCATCGTCCTTTGCGTTTATTCCGGCAATCACGTTTGGAATCGCAACATGGGGTATCCCCTCGACGCTCTGCGGTCTTGCCTGTGCAGGTCTTTTTTATGTCCTTCTCAGTCTGTGTGTGCGCTACTTCGGTGTGGGAGTCATCACCCGGGTATTCCCGCCGATTGTGGTAGGTCCTGTTATCGCTGTCATCGGTCTCTCCCTTGCACCGGTCGCAGTCTCCATGGCGCTCGGCATGGCCGGCGACACACAGGTAATCCCTGTGGAGACAGCACTCATCATCGCCGGCATATCACTCGTGACAACGATGGTCATCTTCCTCTTTGCAAAAGGATGGCTCAAACTCATCCCGATTCTCTGCGGTATTGCTGTCGGATATATTGCATCGATTGCCCTCGGTGTGGTCAACTTCGCACCCCTCTCCACTGCCGCATGGGTGGCGGCACCGAACTTTGTCTTCCCCGAGTGGAACCTCGCAGCAGTCCTCTTCATCATCCCGGTCGCCATTGCACCGGCAATTGAGCACTTTGGCGACATCCTCACCATCAGCTCGGTAACCGGCAAAGACTACCTGAAAGACCCGGGTGTCCACCGCACTCTCTTAGGAGACGGTGTTGCAACGTTTTTTGCATCCATGGTGGGCGGCCCCCCCAACACAACCTACTCTGAAGTGACAGGCGCTGTCAAACTGACCGGCCACTTCAACCCGCTGGTGATGACCTTCGGTGCAGTCTTTGCAATATGCTTTGCATTCATCGGCAAGATCGGTGCATTCCTCAGCACCATCCCCGGACCGGTGATGGGCGGCGTCCTGATTCTCCTCTTCGGCCTGATTGCAAGCCTGGGTATCGAACAGATGGTGAAAAATCAGGTTGACCTCACCGTCCCGAAGAACCTCGCCATCCTTGCTGTGGTGCTCGTCTCCGGTATCGGCGGGCTGTTCATTCCAATCGGTGATTTCCAGCTTGCAGGCATCGGCCTTGCAGCAATCATCGGTGTGGCGTTAAACCTCATCATCCCTGAACCAAAGAAGGGAGAGGAGCCGGTTGTCGAGGTGGACTTCTGA
- a CDS encoding GyrI-like domain-containing protein, producing MTDFTIAEIAPQMVIGMRRQGFYQEQIPAMIMELFLYVEEKGIEIAGMPIFVCHETSPEEAMRAAEEGNADIEVALPVAAPVAITDDGPADLTCYELPGGPMLRATHRGPYETSETTYYEIFAWLEQQGKQITGPIREVYLNDPAEVAAEDILTEIYVPVG from the coding sequence ATGACAGATTTTACCATCGCCGAGATTGCACCGCAGATGGTCATCGGCATGCGCCGCCAGGGATTTTATCAGGAACAGATTCCGGCGATGATTATGGAGCTCTTTCTCTACGTAGAGGAAAAGGGGATTGAGATTGCCGGCATGCCAATCTTTGTCTGCCACGAAACATCCCCGGAAGAAGCGATGCGGGCAGCAGAGGAGGGGAACGCCGACATTGAAGTCGCACTGCCGGTGGCGGCACCGGTTGCCATCACGGATGACGGCCCGGCGGACCTGACCTGCTATGAACTCCCAGGAGGACCGATGCTCAGGGCAACCCACAGGGGCCCGTATGAGACGTCGGAAACGACCTATTACGAGATCTTCGCGTGGCTCGAACAACAGGGAAAGCAGATCACCGGCCCGATTCGCGAGGTATACCTGAATGACCCGGCTGAGGTGGCAGCGGAGGATATTCTGACGGAGATTTATGTGCCGGTGGGATGA
- a CDS encoding protease inhibitor I42 family protein, which yields MKTIYGILMAVTLAGILCAAGCTTTETAGGDTPTPVAVQDKIVSVAQDNNGDIIPVDMHTEIRIRLPENPTTGYSWNVTGADGLAITGDTFVPPEKQIPGAGGTHVWTLEPKVTGIVTFSAVYVRPWEGIQPDDETYTITFYVAPEGTSVMDVISANNGTTISVSKGDAVLVALDENPTTGYQWTAAVSGTAEIALESFIPPYSETPIVGAGGVHKWLVTFTGEPSGTFDAGYARPWEETVEDAESFTVTFAGV from the coding sequence ATGAAAACAATATATGGAATACTGATGGCAGTCACCCTCGCAGGCATTCTCTGTGCGGCAGGGTGCACCACAACTGAAACAGCAGGGGGAGATACACCGACACCTGTTGCAGTGCAGGATAAAATCGTCTCGGTTGCGCAGGACAACAACGGCGACATCATCCCGGTGGACATGCACACCGAGATCCGGATAAGACTCCCGGAGAACCCGACAACCGGCTACTCCTGGAATGTGACCGGTGCTGACGGCCTTGCCATTACGGGCGACACCTTTGTCCCGCCCGAAAAACAGATCCCCGGTGCAGGCGGCACACATGTCTGGACGCTTGAGCCGAAAGTCACCGGCATTGTGACATTCAGCGCCGTATACGTCCGCCCGTGGGAAGGCATCCAGCCGGATGACGAGACCTACACCATCACCTTCTACGTGGCTCCTGAGGGGACGTCTGTGATGGATGTTATCAGCGCAAATAACGGCACCACCATCTCCGTGTCAAAGGGCGATGCCGTCCTTGTGGCACTGGATGAGAACCCGACGACCGGATACCAGTGGACAGCTGCAGTCTCAGGCACCGCAGAGATTGCCCTTGAATCGTTTATTCCTCCCTATTCGGAAACACCCATTGTCGGTGCGGGCGGCGTGCACAAGTGGCTTGTGACCTTCACCGGCGAACCGTCCGGCACCTTTGACGCGGGATACGCCCGTCCGTGGGAAGAGACGGTGGAAGATGCAGAGTCGTTCACCGTCACCTTTGCCGGGGTTTGA
- a CDS encoding methanogenesis marker 12 protein, which yields MYIGIDHGTTALRFASDTAEFRIPREKATGFTTAALEQICPVEEIEGIAVCYSMGDAITAITDIRKVKNRGIITREGAGKHTGGGTRVYDEIAKSGIPAVVIPGIHRGSPTDPRFKAYSHQTSPEKLGIAYAVQQALGDTFIVSDVGSNTVSLLVTEGAIAGAFDACVFAPGTTHGALDVDAIRRIDRGEETANEAFLHAGVHHTTPDDLQEATLALWAAMECASLRLLAPDAPVALAGSQAPAIAAEVSRLIRTPVTIFDDWVAARGCARIARDVFEGGVKSVLGLGVVR from the coding sequence ATGTATATTGGCATCGACCACGGCACAACAGCACTGCGGTTTGCATCGGATACTGCAGAATTCAGGATACCCCGTGAGAAGGCAACCGGGTTCACAACTGCGGCACTGGAACAGATCTGCCCGGTTGAGGAGATTGAGGGTATTGCCGTCTGTTACTCAATGGGAGATGCAATCACCGCCATCACCGACATCAGGAAGGTTAAAAACCGCGGCATCATCACCCGTGAAGGAGCCGGGAAACACACCGGCGGCGGGACCCGTGTCTATGACGAGATTGCAAAATCCGGCATTCCCGCAGTGGTCATTCCCGGCATCCACCGCGGGTCACCCACCGACCCCCGGTTCAAGGCATACTCTCACCAGACAAGCCCTGAGAAGCTCGGCATCGCCTACGCGGTGCAGCAGGCGCTGGGCGACACCTTCATTGTTTCAGATGTAGGCTCCAACACCGTGAGCCTGCTTGTCACCGAAGGGGCCATCGCCGGTGCCTTTGATGCCTGTGTCTTTGCGCCGGGCACCACTCACGGCGCCCTTGATGTGGATGCGATACGCCGGATTGACCGGGGAGAGGAGACGGCAAACGAGGCATTCCTCCACGCAGGCGTCCACCACACCACTCCCGATGACCTGCAGGAGGCAACCCTCGCCCTCTGGGCGGCAATGGAGTGCGCCTCTCTGCGCCTGCTTGCCCCCGACGCACCGGTGGCCCTTGCCGGATCACAGGCACCCGCCATCGCAGCGGAGGTATCCCGCCTCATCAGAACGCCGGTGACCATCTTCGACGACTGGGTGGCGGCCCGCGGCTGTGCACGGATTGCACGGGATGTGTTTGAAGGTGGGGTGAAGTCGGTGCTGGGGCTTGGGGTTGTGCGGTGA
- a CDS encoding cofactor-independent phosphoglycerate mutase: MKYLIILGDGMADWPCEALGSKTPLAYANIPNMDRIAREGRSGMLKTVKDGFEPGSDIANLSVLGYDPALYYTGRGPLEAVSMGIDLGPDEIAYRCNLVTVTDGVMRDFSAGHISSEEGAALLASLDAALPDVSLYPGVSYRNLLVVPGGAGAETTPPHDIVDEEIAEYLPKGADAPLLAECVRVSREVFADHPVNQKRIADGKAPATRIWPWSGGKKPQLPSFEERYGVRGAMISAVDLLNGIARCAGMDIITVPGATGYLDTDYMAKARYAVAALETADLVYMHVEAPDEAGHLGSAEEKVRAIERLDEAVGYILAHVDGVIALLPDHPTPLALKTHTSDPVPFAVMGLGTDNVDSYSEEAAEKGSFGLMDALDFIPMLTAKRE; this comes from the coding sequence ATGAAATACCTGATTATCCTTGGCGACGGGATGGCTGACTGGCCCTGTGAGGCACTGGGCAGCAAGACCCCGCTTGCATACGCTAATATCCCCAATATGGACCGGATTGCCCGCGAGGGGCGTTCCGGGATGCTGAAGACAGTAAAAGACGGGTTTGAACCGGGCAGTGATATCGCAAATCTCTCTGTCCTGGGATATGATCCGGCACTGTACTATACCGGCAGAGGGCCCCTTGAGGCAGTCTCGATGGGGATTGATCTGGGTCCTGACGAGATTGCCTACCGCTGCAATCTGGTGACAGTGACGGACGGGGTGATGCGTGATTTCTCGGCGGGCCACATCTCATCGGAGGAGGGTGCCGCTTTACTGGCATCCCTTGATGCCGCACTGCCGGACGTGTCGCTCTACCCTGGCGTCTCATACCGCAACCTGCTGGTGGTGCCCGGCGGGGCGGGTGCAGAGACGACCCCGCCGCATGACATTGTGGACGAGGAGATTGCAGAGTATCTGCCGAAAGGCGCAGATGCCCCCCTGCTTGCCGAATGTGTCCGGGTGAGCAGGGAGGTCTTTGCAGACCACCCGGTGAACCAAAAGCGCATTGCAGATGGCAAGGCGCCTGCAACCCGTATCTGGCCGTGGTCCGGAGGGAAGAAGCCGCAGCTCCCGTCGTTTGAAGAGCGGTATGGTGTCCGCGGTGCGATGATCTCGGCGGTGGACCTGTTGAATGGCATCGCCCGGTGTGCAGGCATGGATATCATTACCGTCCCCGGTGCAACCGGGTATCTTGATACGGATTACATGGCGAAGGCACGGTATGCGGTTGCGGCGCTGGAAACAGCAGACCTTGTGTATATGCATGTGGAGGCGCCTGATGAGGCTGGCCATCTCGGAAGCGCAGAAGAGAAGGTGCGTGCCATTGAACGGCTGGACGAGGCGGTGGGCTATATCCTTGCGCATGTGGACGGGGTCATCGCCCTTTTGCCGGACCACCCGACGCCGCTTGCCCTGAAGACGCATACGAGCGATCCCGTGCCATTTGCGGTGATGGGGCTTGGCACGGATAATGTGGACTCCTATTCGGAAGAAGCGGCGGAAAAGGGTTCATTCGGGCTGATGGACGCGCTTGACTTTATTCCGATGCTGACGGCGAAACGCGAATAA